Proteins encoded in a region of the Onychostoma macrolepis isolate SWU-2019 chromosome 20, ASM1243209v1, whole genome shotgun sequence genome:
- the jun gene encoding transcription factor AP-1, with amino-acid sequence METTFYDDSLNSAFSQHDSATFGYSHKALKHNMTLNLTDPAGNLKPHLRAKANDILTSPDVGLLKLASPELERLIIQSSNGLITTTPTPTQFLCPKNVTDEQEGFAEGFVRALAELHHQHMPNVTSAPQTTINNSMAPVSSMAGGAVFSSSMRSDPPVYADLNTFNPAISTANPAMNYTSAPPQHTVQHPRLQALKEEPQTVPEMPGETPPLSPIDMESQERIKAERKRMRNRIAASKCRKRKLERISRLEDKVKNLKSQNSELASTANMLREQVAQLKQKVMNHVNSGCQLMLTQQLQTF; translated from the coding sequence ATGGAAACTACTTTCTACGATGACTCTCTAAACAGCGCTTTCTCTCAGCATGACAGCGCTACTTTTGGATACAGCCACAAGGCTCTGAAACACAACATGACGCTGAATCTGACCGACCCAGCCGGCAACCTGAAGCCCCACCTGAGGGCCAAAGCCAACGACATCCTCACCTCCCCCGACGTGGGGCTGCTCAAACTGGCTTCGCCGGAGCTGGAGCGGCTCATCATCCAGTCCAGCAACGGCCTGATCACCACGACGCCGACTCCGACCCAGTTTCTGTGTCCCAAGAACGTGACGGACGAGCAGGAGGGCTTCGCGGAGGGCTTCGTGAGGGCACTGGCCGAGCTGCATCACCAGCACATGCCCAACGTCACCTCGGCTCCCCAAACGACCATCAACAACAGCATGGCACCCGTTTCGTCCATGGCAGGCGGCGCGGTGTTCAGTTCCTCCATGCGCTCCGACCCTCCAGTGTACGCGGACCTGAACACTTTCAACCCCGCCATCAGCACCGCCAACCCCGCGATGAACTACACCAGCGCCCCGCCGCAGCACACCGTCCAGCACCCGCGGCTTCAGGCGCTGAAGGAGGAGCCCCAAACGGTGCCCGAGATGCCCGGCGAGACGCCACCTCTCTCCCCCATAGACATGGAGAGCCAGGAGCGGATTAAAGCCGAGAGAAAGCGCATGAGGAACCGGATCGCCGCGTCCAAATGCCGGAAGAGGAAGCTGGAGAGGATCTCCCGGCTGGAGGATAAAGTCAAAAACCTAAAGTCCCAGAACTCCGAGCTGGCGTCCACCGCAAACATGCTGCGCGAGCAAGTGGCCCAGCTCAAGCAGAAAGTCATGAACCACGTCAACAGCGGCTGCCAGCTCATGTTGACACAACAGCTGCAGACGTTCTGA